Proteins encoded by one window of Misgurnus anguillicaudatus chromosome 4, ASM2758022v2, whole genome shotgun sequence:
- the pank1b gene encoding pantothenate kinase 1 isoform X2, with protein MKLIVKKSAFPWFGMDIGGTLVKLVYFEPKDITAEEEQEEVESLKSIRRYLTSNVAYGNTGIRDVHLELKNLTMCGRKGNLHFIRFPTQDMHTFIQMGRDKNFSSLHTTLCATGGGAYKFEEDFRTVAALELQKLDELDCLIHGLLYVDSVGFNGLSECYFFKNPSDPENCVKSPCSLENPFPMLLVNIGSGVSILAVYSKDDYKRVTGTSLGGGTFLGLCCLLTGCETFEEALEMATKGDSTNVDKLVKDIYGGDYERFGLQGSAVASSFCHMMSKEKRDSISKEDLARATLVTITNNIGSIARMCAVNEKIDRVVFVGNFLRINTVSTKLLAYAMDFWSDGQLKALFLEHEVYFGAVGAFLELLKMTEDS; from the exons ATGAAGCTTATAGTAAAAAAATCAG CCTTTCCATGGTTTGGTATGGACATTGGAGGCACCCTGGTAAAGCTGGTTTACTTTGAGCCCAAGGACATCACAGCCGAAGAAGAACAGGAGGAAGTCGAGAGCCTGAAGAGCATCCGCCGCTACCTGACCTCCAACGTGGCCTACGGCAATACGGGTATCCGTGATGTACACCTGGAGCTGAAGAACCTCACCATGTGCGGCCGCAAAGGCAACCTGCACTTCATCCGCTTTCCAACGCAAGATATGCACACCTTCATCCAGATGGGCAGAGACAAGAACTTCTCCAGCCTGCACACCACACTGTGCGCAACGGGTGGGGGCGCATACAAGTTTGAGGAAGACTTTAGAACG GTGGCCGCTTTGGAGCTACAGAAGCTGGATGAACTGGACTGTCTCATTCACGGCTTGCTGTACGTTGACTCGGTTGGGTTTAACGGCCTTTCAGAGtgttattttttcaaaaatccCTCTGACCCGGAAAACTGTGTCAAAAGTCCATGTAGCCTGGAAAACCCTTTTCCTATGTTGCTGGTAAACATTGGATCGGGGGTGAGCATCCTTGCTGTCTATTCCAAGGATGATTACAAGCGGGTCACAGGCACCag TTTAGGAGGTGGTACTTTTCTCGGCCTTTGCTGCTTACTGACTGGCTGCGAGACGTTTGAGGAGGCTTTGGAGATGGCAACTAAAGGAGACAGCACAAACGTGGACAAACTGGTGAAGGACATTTATGGTGGCGATTACGAACGCTTTGGACTCCAGGGCTCTGCCGTTGCATCCAG TTTCTGTCATATGATGAGCAAGGAGAAACGTGACAGTATAAGTAAAGAAGACCTGGCCAGGGCCACGCTTGTCACCATCACTAACAACATCGGCTCCATCGCCCGCATGTGTGCAGTGAATGAG aaaATCGATAGAGTGGTTTTTGTTGGGAATTTTCTTCGAATAAACACAGTATCTACTAAGCTGCTAGCCTATGCCATGGACTTCTGGTCTGATGGACAACTGAAAGCCCTTTTCTTAGAACATGAA GTTTATTTTGGAGCTGTTGGTGCCTTCCTAGAGCTGCTGAAGATGACTGAAGACTCCTGA
- the LOC129421343 gene encoding interferon-induced protein with tetratricopeptide repeats 5-like, protein MSCTVDNSLTELAKLECHFTWDMNKRDTNLTDLLTRLEQHRDLKLGQEAGTAHTHNSLAYVKYLLGSHEDALTNLKKSVELTKDGYGDNCDEKLIVTYGNFAWVHYHMKHYAECQSYLEKLKKIKQKNPPVSTSALHPQVLGEKAWALFKFSRKYYRRAQECFKKALELEPEDGEWNAGYAIVLYRTETKCASPENSSATNQLRRAIETNPDNDELKLLLALKLAEFKLFDEAEDLVERALEMSPDSPHVNRYVGKYMRTYGSLDRSISVLKRALDVSPNSAFIHHQLALCYKQIIREQPESQRFRHLSISHFEKAITLKSDFIIAMAQLAILYSEDEQIDRAEEVFQTALFTAKEKPEGVQALYLYYGEFQQYRKRNQHLAIKYYKDCLKMKPGTRDGKKSAKNLRKIANKRLSYNTNDTMGLGILKFIKQVTGEKQFTACEHFL, encoded by the exons ATGAG TTGTACAGTGGATAACTCTCTTACGGAACTGGCCAAGCTGGAATGTCACTTTACTTGGGATATGAATAAAAGAGACACAAACCTCACAGATCTTTTAACAAGACTGGAGCAGCATCGTGACTTAAAGCTGGGTCAGGAGGCAGGgaccgcacacacacacaactcttTGGCATACGTCAAATATCTGCTGGGTTCTCATGAGGACGCCttaacaaacttaaaaaaatctgtggAGCTCACCAAAGATGGTTATGGAGACAACTGTGATGAGAAGCTCATTGTCACTTATGGAAATTTTGCCTGGGTTCACTATCACATGAAACATTACGCTGAATGCCAAAGTTACCTGGAAAAACTAAAGAagatcaaacaaaaaaatccacctgtCTCTACTTCAGCTCTTCATCCTCAAGTGCTTGGTGAGAAGGCCTGGGCCTTGTTCAAATTTTCACGGAAATACTACCGCAGAGCTCAGGAGTGTTTTAAAAAGGCATTGGAGTTGGAGCCAGAAGATGGTGAGTGGAACGCTGGTTATGCCATTGTACTATACAGAACAGAAACTAAATGTGCGAGTCCGGAGAATTCATCTGCCACAAATCAACTCAGGCGGGCGATAGAAACAAACCCTGATAATGATGAACTGAAGCTTCTTTTAGCTCTGAAACTCGCTGAATTTAAGCTGTTTGATGAGGCTGAGGATCTGGTGGAAAGGGCTCTAGAGATGTCTCCAGATAGTCCACATGTGAATCGATATGTGGGAAAATACATGAGAACCTATGGGTCTTTAGACCGGTCCATTAGCGTGTTAAAAAGAGCATTGGATGTTTCTCCAAATTCAGCATTCATACACCATCAGTTGGCTCTTTGCTATAAACAGATTATTAGGGAGCAGCCTGAGAGTCAGAGATTTCGTCATTTAAGCATCTCACATTTTGAAAAGGCTATCACTTTAAAGAGTGACTTCATTATTGCAATGGCACAACTGGCAATTCTCTACAGTGAGGACGAACAAATCGATCGGGCTGAAGAAGTGTTTCAAACAGCTTTGTTCACAGCTAAGGAGAAACCCGAGGGAGTTCAAGCACTTTACTTGTATTATGGGGAGTTCCAGCAGTACAGAAAAAGAAATCAACATCTGGCCATCAAATACTACAAAGATTGCTTGAAAATGAAACCAGGAACACGAGATGGGAAGAAAAGTGCTAAGAATCTGAGGAAGATTGCTAACAAGCGTTTATCATATAACACAAATGACACAATGGGTTTAGGGATACTTAAATTTATTAAGCAAGTCACAGGTGAGAAACAATTCACTGCCTGTGAGCATTTTCTCTAA
- the pank1b gene encoding pantothenate kinase 1 isoform X1, which produces MMENAETSDENGTKRYTNGLTNGFHTPAAGNEDCVSCGSNGGGLGDNVSDSSGSHNGIENFHHLHHQDSHNNGSTAKRCRLRRRLDSGRKNRPPFPWFGMDIGGTLVKLVYFEPKDITAEEEQEEVESLKSIRRYLTSNVAYGNTGIRDVHLELKNLTMCGRKGNLHFIRFPTQDMHTFIQMGRDKNFSSLHTTLCATGGGAYKFEEDFRTVAALELQKLDELDCLIHGLLYVDSVGFNGLSECYFFKNPSDPENCVKSPCSLENPFPMLLVNIGSGVSILAVYSKDDYKRVTGTSLGGGTFLGLCCLLTGCETFEEALEMATKGDSTNVDKLVKDIYGGDYERFGLQGSAVASSFCHMMSKEKRDSISKEDLARATLVTITNNIGSIARMCAVNEKIDRVVFVGNFLRINTVSTKLLAYAMDFWSDGQLKALFLEHEVYFGAVGAFLELLKMTEDS; this is translated from the exons ATGATGGAAAATGCTGAAACATCAGATGAAAACGGAACGAAGCGTTATACTAACGGTTTAACGAACGGATTTCACACGCCAGCGGCCGGGAACGAGGATTGTGTTTCTTGCGGGTCTAACGGCGGTGGTCTCGGTGATAACGTTAGTGACAGTAGCGGTAGCCATAATGGTATTGAAAATTTCCACCATCTTCATCATCAGGATTCACACAACAATGGCTCGACTGCCAAGCGCTGCAGACTCAGAAGACGCTTGGACTCAGGGAGAAAAAACCGACCGC CCTTTCCATGGTTTGGTATGGACATTGGAGGCACCCTGGTAAAGCTGGTTTACTTTGAGCCCAAGGACATCACAGCCGAAGAAGAACAGGAGGAAGTCGAGAGCCTGAAGAGCATCCGCCGCTACCTGACCTCCAACGTGGCCTACGGCAATACGGGTATCCGTGATGTACACCTGGAGCTGAAGAACCTCACCATGTGCGGCCGCAAAGGCAACCTGCACTTCATCCGCTTTCCAACGCAAGATATGCACACCTTCATCCAGATGGGCAGAGACAAGAACTTCTCCAGCCTGCACACCACACTGTGCGCAACGGGTGGGGGCGCATACAAGTTTGAGGAAGACTTTAGAACG GTGGCCGCTTTGGAGCTACAGAAGCTGGATGAACTGGACTGTCTCATTCACGGCTTGCTGTACGTTGACTCGGTTGGGTTTAACGGCCTTTCAGAGtgttattttttcaaaaatccCTCTGACCCGGAAAACTGTGTCAAAAGTCCATGTAGCCTGGAAAACCCTTTTCCTATGTTGCTGGTAAACATTGGATCGGGGGTGAGCATCCTTGCTGTCTATTCCAAGGATGATTACAAGCGGGTCACAGGCACCag TTTAGGAGGTGGTACTTTTCTCGGCCTTTGCTGCTTACTGACTGGCTGCGAGACGTTTGAGGAGGCTTTGGAGATGGCAACTAAAGGAGACAGCACAAACGTGGACAAACTGGTGAAGGACATTTATGGTGGCGATTACGAACGCTTTGGACTCCAGGGCTCTGCCGTTGCATCCAG TTTCTGTCATATGATGAGCAAGGAGAAACGTGACAGTATAAGTAAAGAAGACCTGGCCAGGGCCACGCTTGTCACCATCACTAACAACATCGGCTCCATCGCCCGCATGTGTGCAGTGAATGAG aaaATCGATAGAGTGGTTTTTGTTGGGAATTTTCTTCGAATAAACACAGTATCTACTAAGCTGCTAGCCTATGCCATGGACTTCTGGTCTGATGGACAACTGAAAGCCCTTTTCTTAGAACATGAA GTTTATTTTGGAGCTGTTGGTGCCTTCCTAGAGCTGCTGAAGATGACTGAAGACTCCTGA
- the LOC129420634 gene encoding interferon-induced protein with tetratricopeptide repeats 5-like, which produces MSLSQENLKAKLDQLECHFTWELNKDDVDIQNLLNRLGEGVELDLGKEQGVARAHNFSGYVKFLLGDQKEALSHLLESEALLRKKFGDHCDKLLIVPYGNFAWVNYHMENYTECEGYLQKIQEINENFPTMSVAEVLGEKGWTFLKFSHKYYERARDVLKKAVEMDPDNSEWNAGYAIALYRTDTEPCTVDSPAVKQLRQALDIDPDDDVLKVHLGLRLLNCSKQLMKDSEKLVEEALNGSPDHPHVMRYVSMFFRDRGSVDRSIELLEKALQNSPGSCFIHHQLALCYRTKKINLQKEKRDSAEVNEACDKSIYHLEMATSLKASFIIAMSELALQYGERGDLFMAENLFEETFKIATEKKDNLNAVNFRYALYQQYSIRNEEQAINHYIQCLKTAPLSSEGTRSVHKLKKIAQNILRKNPDDWKGSKIMGLIFQERPDMCQDNSNTSTEEADEVRNNLSEIMFF; this is translated from the exons ATGAG TCTGTCGCAGGAGAATTTAAAAGCAAAGCTCGACCAGCTGGAGTGTCACTTCACATGGGAACTAAATAAGGATGATGTAGATATTCAAAATCTTCTCAATAGGCTAGGGGAGGGGGTTGAGCTGGATCTAGGGAAGGAGCAAGGAGTTGCCAGAGCTCACAACTTTTCAGGATATGTGAAATTCCTTCTCGGAGATCAAAAAGAGGCCCTTAGCCACCTGCTTGAATCTGAAGCactcctcagaaaaaaatttggAGACCACTGTGACAAACTTCTGATTGTCCCCTATGGAAATTTTGCCTGGGTCAATTACCACATGGAAAATTATACAGAATGTGAAGGTTACCTGCAGAAAATTCAGGAAATAAATGAAAACTTCCCAACTATGTCTGTTGCTGAGGTGCTTGGTGAGAAGGGATGGACCTTTCTTAAATTCTCACACAAATATTATGAGCGGGCCAGAGATGTTTTAAAGAAAGCTGTAGAGATGGATCCAGACAACAGCGAGTGGAACGCTGGTTATGCCATCGCTCTGTATCGCACTGATACTGAACCTTGTACAGTAGATTCACCTGCAGTCAAGCAGCTGAGACAAGCCCTTGACATAGACCCGGATGATGACGTCCTTAAAGTTCACTTAGGACTAAGACTGTTGAACTGTTCTAAGCAACTGATGAAAGATTCTGAGAAACTTGTGGAGGAAGCTTTGAATGGGTCTCCAGACCATCCACACGTCATGAGATATGTTAGTATGTTCTTCAGGGATCGTGGGTCTGTAGATAGGTCCATTGAACTGCTAGAGAAAGCTCTTCAAAACTCACCAGGTTCATGCTTTATACATCATCAATTAGCACTATGCTACAGGACCAAGAAAATTAATTTACAGAAAGAGAAACGAGACTCAGCAGAAGTAAATGAGGCTTGCGATAAGAGTATCTACCATTTAGAAATGGCAACCTCTCTGAAAGCTTCCTTCATTATTGCAATGAGTGAGCTGGCACTTCAATACGGTGAGAGAGGCGATCTCTTCATGGCAGAGAATCTATttgaagaaacatttaaaatcgCTACAGAGAAGAAAGATAACCTGAATGCAGTCAATTTCCGCTATGCCCTGTACCAGCAGTACAGTATCAGAAATGAGGAACAAGCAATCAATCATTACATACAGTGTTTGAAAACAGCTCCACTTAGCAGCGAAGGAACTAGAAGTGTTCATAAACTGAAGAAGATTGCTCAGAATATTCTTAGAAAAAATCCAGACGATTGGAAAGGCAGTAAAATAATGGGATTAATTTTTCAGGAAAGGCCTGATATGTGTCAGGACAATTCAAACACAAGCACTGAGGAGGCTGATGAAGTACGCAATAATCTAAGTgagattatgtttttttag
- the slc16a12b gene encoding monocarboxylate transporter 12-B isoform X1, with amino-acid sequence MALEKKKGGVLPPDGGWGWMIVAGCFVVTVCTRAVTRCISIFFVEFQMHFAKDYSGTAWIHSLVDCTTMLCAPLGSLIGNRLSCRIAVILGGFLASIGLVLSSFATSLEYLYLSLGILTGLGFALCYTPAIAMVGVYFCERKALAYGIAMSGSGIGTFILAPVVQLLIEHYSWRGALLILGGFVSNLCVCGALLRPIILKEEEACPLPVDSECGYDGKPSEVNGMLTGKVAGIKSEADGNVRCLQSMQEYSFLLMPDFLVLAGSFFLLATGCSLPFVYLVPYALDVGVSHHNAAFLMSILGVIDIIGNISFGWLTDRRFLKKYRNICYLLAVGMEGLCCLFIPLLNTFVLLIPFSVLYGYFDGAYVALIPVVTSDVVGTTYLSSALGVVYFLHAVPYLVSPPIGGWLVDTTGTYTATFFLSGFALISSSLLLFVAFIIRHCQRKQKNCLSEDPKLESCEGKQVDYYNSKNKDLTIIIPATS; translated from the exons ATGGCTCTGGAAAAGAAGAAAGGAGGAGTCCTTCCTCCTGATGGCGGCTGGGGATGGATGATCGTGGCTGGCTGCTTTGTAGTAACCGTATGCACCCGAGCTGTCACGAG GTGCATCTCTATATTCTTTGTTGAATTTCAAATGCACTTTGCAAAAGATTACTCGGGGACAGCATGGATTCATTCATTAGTGGACTGCACAACCATGCTCTGTG CTCCACTCGGAAGCCTGATCGGGAATCGGTTGTCATGCCGCATCGCTGTAATACTAGGAGGATTCCTGGCTTCTATAGGATTAGTTCTCAGCTCCTTCGCTACCAGTCTGGAGTATCTTTACCTTTCTCTGGGAATCTTAACTG GGCTTGGCTTTGCACTCTGCTATACACCCGCTATCGCCATGGTCGGTGTGTATTTCTGTGAGAGGAAAGCTTTGGCCTATGGCATTGCCATGTCTGGAAGTGGCATCGGGACTTTCATCTTGGCCCCTGTGGTGCAGCTGTTAATCGAACACTACTCGTGGCGTGGGGCTCTACTTATCCTGGGTGGCTTCGTGTCTAACCTATGTGTATGTGGAGCTCTGTTACGGCCCATCATTTTAAAGGAAGAAGAGGCCTGTCCTCTTCCAGTGGACTCGGAGTGTGGCTATGATGGCAAGCCGTCTGAGGTGAACGGTATGCTTACGGGGAAGGTGGCAGGCATCAAATCAGAAGCGGACGGTAACGTGCGTTGCCTTCAGTCCATGCAGGAATACAGCTTTCTGCTCATGCCCGACTTCCTGGTGCTGGCAGGGTCCTTCTTTCTTTTGGCTACTGGCTGCAGTCTGCCGTTCGTGTATTTGGTGCCTTATGCCCTGGATGTAGGTGTCAGTCATCACAATGCTGCCTTCCTAATGTCAATATTGGGAGTCATTGACATTATAGGGAACATTTCATTCGGCTGGCTCACGGATAGGAG GTTTCTAAAAAAATACAGGAATATTTGCTACCTGCTTGCAGTGGGAATGGAAGGATTATGCTGTCTTTTTATTCCACTCTTAAACACATTTGTCCTGCTGATACCTTTCTCTGTGCTCTACGGGTACTTTGATGGAGCCTATGTTGCTCTTATCCCTGTGGTAACATCAGATGTTGTAGGAACAACGTACTTATCTTCAGCTCTGGGGGTTGTGTACTTCCTCCATGCAGTTCCTTATCTTGTCAGCCCACCCATTGGAG GTTGGCTGGTAGACACCACAGGAACTTACACAGCAACATTCTTTCTAAGTGGATTTGCTCTGATCTCAAGCTCTCTCCTGCTGTTCGTGGCCTTCATCATTCGCCACTGCCAGAGAAAGCAAAAAAACTGTCTGAGCGAAGACCCAAAACTGGAGTCATGTGAGGGCAAACAAGTGGACTATTATAATTCAAAAAATAAAGACCTTACGATAATTATCCCAGCCACATCATAG
- the slc16a12b gene encoding monocarboxylate transporter 12-B isoform X2 codes for MDSFISGLHNHALCSTRKPDRESVVMPHRCNTRRIPGFYRISSQLLRYQSGVSLPFSGNLNCTKLTTDQKGHKYWLGFALCYTPAIAMVGVYFCERKALAYGIAMSGSGIGTFILAPVVQLLIEHYSWRGALLILGGFVSNLCVCGALLRPIILKEEEACPLPVDSECGYDGKPSEVNGMLTGKVAGIKSEADGNVRCLQSMQEYSFLLMPDFLVLAGSFFLLATGCSLPFVYLVPYALDVGVSHHNAAFLMSILGVIDIIGNISFGWLTDRRFLKKYRNICYLLAVGMEGLCCLFIPLLNTFVLLIPFSVLYGYFDGAYVALIPVVTSDVVGTTYLSSALGVVYFLHAVPYLVSPPIGGWLVDTTGTYTATFFLSGFALISSSLLLFVAFIIRHCQRKQKNCLSEDPKLESCEGKQVDYYNSKNKDLTIIIPATS; via the exons ATGGATTCATTCATTAGTGGACTGCACAACCATGCTCTGTG CTCCACTCGGAAGCCTGATCGGGAATCGGTTGTCATGCCGCATCGCTGTAATACTAGGAGGATTCCTGGCTTCTATAGGATTAGTTCTCAGCTCCTTCGCTACCAGTCTGGAGTATCTTTACCTTTCTCTGGGAATCTTAACTG CACAAAGCTAACAACAGATCAAAAAGGACACAAATATT GGCTTGGCTTTGCACTCTGCTATACACCCGCTATCGCCATGGTCGGTGTGTATTTCTGTGAGAGGAAAGCTTTGGCCTATGGCATTGCCATGTCTGGAAGTGGCATCGGGACTTTCATCTTGGCCCCTGTGGTGCAGCTGTTAATCGAACACTACTCGTGGCGTGGGGCTCTACTTATCCTGGGTGGCTTCGTGTCTAACCTATGTGTATGTGGAGCTCTGTTACGGCCCATCATTTTAAAGGAAGAAGAGGCCTGTCCTCTTCCAGTGGACTCGGAGTGTGGCTATGATGGCAAGCCGTCTGAGGTGAACGGTATGCTTACGGGGAAGGTGGCAGGCATCAAATCAGAAGCGGACGGTAACGTGCGTTGCCTTCAGTCCATGCAGGAATACAGCTTTCTGCTCATGCCCGACTTCCTGGTGCTGGCAGGGTCCTTCTTTCTTTTGGCTACTGGCTGCAGTCTGCCGTTCGTGTATTTGGTGCCTTATGCCCTGGATGTAGGTGTCAGTCATCACAATGCTGCCTTCCTAATGTCAATATTGGGAGTCATTGACATTATAGGGAACATTTCATTCGGCTGGCTCACGGATAGGAG GTTTCTAAAAAAATACAGGAATATTTGCTACCTGCTTGCAGTGGGAATGGAAGGATTATGCTGTCTTTTTATTCCACTCTTAAACACATTTGTCCTGCTGATACCTTTCTCTGTGCTCTACGGGTACTTTGATGGAGCCTATGTTGCTCTTATCCCTGTGGTAACATCAGATGTTGTAGGAACAACGTACTTATCTTCAGCTCTGGGGGTTGTGTACTTCCTCCATGCAGTTCCTTATCTTGTCAGCCCACCCATTGGAG GTTGGCTGGTAGACACCACAGGAACTTACACAGCAACATTCTTTCTAAGTGGATTTGCTCTGATCTCAAGCTCTCTCCTGCTGTTCGTGGCCTTCATCATTCGCCACTGCCAGAGAAAGCAAAAAAACTGTCTGAGCGAAGACCCAAAACTGGAGTCATGTGAGGGCAAACAAGTGGACTATTATAATTCAAAAAATAAAGACCTTACGATAATTATCCCAGCCACATCATAG